In a genomic window of Gemmatimonadota bacterium:
- a CDS encoding c-type cytochrome: MLLTNLKILAVILGTVTLYTVLASAIPQIESEVPQELTLGADFSAEELVAAGEDLYQGAGGCVACHGLGTRAPNLLTDHAGTGLIGARCAARETGKDCKTYLHEALVQPLAYVVEGFGPIMPDMSRTLSDAQIWALVAYLESLGGTVDVTADDVGAGADPAGEAADAPNGAAAAAGGGAIAGGSTDATEIWAAAGCGACHQLGGEGGAVGPALDGLGATRDRAYIRRAILDPAADLAPGFEALGGMMPAAFGQSLSAAQLEALVDLLAEEG, from the coding sequence ATGCTGCTGACCAACCTGAAGATCCTGGCCGTCATTCTGGGGACCGTTACGCTCTACACGGTGCTCGCCTCGGCCATCCCGCAGATAGAGTCGGAGGTCCCTCAGGAACTCACGCTGGGCGCGGACTTTTCCGCCGAAGAGCTGGTCGCGGCGGGCGAGGATCTGTACCAGGGCGCGGGCGGCTGCGTGGCCTGTCACGGCCTGGGGACGCGGGCGCCCAACCTGCTGACCGACCACGCCGGAACGGGACTGATCGGCGCGCGCTGTGCCGCCCGCGAGACCGGCAAGGACTGCAAGACCTACCTGCACGAGGCGCTCGTCCAGCCGCTGGCCTACGTGGTGGAGGGTTTCGGGCCGATCATGCCGGACATGAGCCGCACGCTGTCGGACGCGCAGATATGGGCGTTGGTGGCGTACCTGGAGAGCCTGGGCGGCACGGTGGACGTGACGGCCGACGACGTCGGCGCCGGCGCGGACCCCGCAGGCGAGGCGGCCGACGCGCCGAACGGAGCCGCCGCGGCGGCGGGCGGCGGCGCGATCGCGGGAGGAAGTACGGACGCAACGGAGATCTGGGCGGCGGCGGGCTGCGGCGCGTGTCACCAGCTCGGCGGCGAGGGGGGCGCGGTCGGCCCCGCGCTGGACGGCCTGGGCGCCACGCGGGATCGCGCCTACATCCGCCGCGCGATCCTGGACCCGGCGGCCGATCTGGCGCCCGGCTTCGAGGCGCTGGGCGGGATGATGCCGGCGGCGTTCGGCCAGTCGCTGTCGGCGGCGCAACTCGAGGCGCTCGTGGACCTGCTCGCGGAAGAGGGCTGA